One Pseudomonas sp. HOU2 genomic window carries:
- a CDS encoding DegQ family serine endoprotease, which yields MSILSLKSYLSIFATVLVLGQAVPAVQAADLPDFTQLVEQASPAVVNISTTQKLPDRKVNQQMPDLEGLPPMLREFFERGMPPQQRSPRGDRQREAQSLGSGFIISSDGYILTNNHVIADADEILVRLADRSEMKAKLIGTDPRSDVALLKIDGKDLPVLKLGKSQDLKAGQWVVAIGSPFGFDHTVTQGIVSAVGRSLPNENYVPFIQTDVPINPGNSGGPLFNLNGEVVGINSQIYTRSGGFMGVSFAIPIDVAMDVSNQLKSGGKVSRGWLGVVIQEVNKDLAESFGLDKPAGALVAQIQDDGPAAKGGLQVGDVILSMNGQPIVMSADLPHLVGALKAGAKANLEVIRDGKRKNVELTVGAIPDEDKELAALPKSGAESSSNRLGVSVIELTAEQKKTYDLKGGVVIKDVQDGPAALIGLQPGDVITHLNNQAIGSTKEFAEIAKALPKNRSVSMRVLREGRASFITFKLAE from the coding sequence ATGTCGATACTTAGCTTGAAGTCTTATCTGTCCATTTTCGCCACCGTGCTGGTACTGGGTCAGGCTGTCCCGGCTGTCCAGGCGGCCGACCTGCCGGATTTCACCCAACTGGTTGAACAGGCCTCGCCTGCCGTGGTGAACATCAGTACCACGCAGAAACTGCCGGACCGCAAGGTGAACCAGCAGATGCCTGACCTGGAAGGCTTGCCGCCGATGTTGCGCGAGTTCTTCGAGCGCGGCATGCCACCTCAGCAGCGTTCGCCGCGCGGCGATCGTCAGCGTGAAGCGCAATCGCTGGGTTCGGGCTTCATCATTTCCTCGGATGGCTACATCCTGACCAACAACCACGTGATTGCTGATGCCGACGAAATCCTCGTGCGTCTGGCAGATCGCAGTGAAATGAAAGCCAAGCTGATCGGCACCGATCCACGCTCCGACGTGGCCCTGCTGAAGATCGATGGCAAGGATCTGCCGGTGCTCAAGCTCGGCAAGTCCCAGGACCTGAAGGCGGGTCAGTGGGTTGTGGCGATCGGTTCGCCGTTCGGCTTTGACCACACCGTGACCCAAGGCATTGTCAGCGCCGTCGGTCGTAGCCTGCCAAACGAAAACTACGTGCCGTTCATCCAGACCGACGTGCCGATCAACCCGGGTAACTCCGGTGGCCCGCTGTTCAACCTGAACGGTGAAGTGGTCGGGATCAACTCGCAGATCTACACCCGTTCCGGTGGCTTCATGGGCGTGTCGTTCGCCATCCCGATCGATGTGGCGATGGACGTTTCCAATCAGCTGAAAAGCGGTGGCAAGGTCAGCCGCGGCTGGCTGGGCGTGGTCATCCAGGAAGTGAACAAGGATCTGGCCGAGTCGTTCGGTCTTGATAAGCCGGCCGGTGCGCTGGTTGCACAGATTCAGGATGACGGTCCGGCAGCCAAGGGTGGCCTGCAAGTGGGTGACGTGATCCTGAGCATGAACGGTCAGCCGATCGTCATGTCCGCCGACCTGCCACACTTGGTCGGTGCGCTGAAAGCGGGCGCCAAGGCCAACCTTGAAGTGATTCGTGACGGCAAGCGCAAGAATGTCGAGCTGACCGTCGGTGCGATTCCGGACGAGGACAAAGAGCTGGCAGCACTGCCGAAATCCGGCGCGGAAAGCAGCAGTAACCGCCTCGGTGTGTCGGTGATCGAGCTGACCGCCGAGCAGAAGAAAACCTACGACCTCAAGGGTGGTGTGGTGATCAAGGATGTTCAGGATGGTCCTGCGGCACTGATCGGTCTGCAGCCGGGTGACGTGATCACTCACCTGAACAACCAGGCCATCGGCTCCACCAAGGAGTTCGCCGAGATCGCCAAGGCGTTGCCGAAGAATCGTTCGGTGTCGATGCGCGTTCTGCGTGAAGGTCGCGCGAGCTTCATCACCTTCAAACTGGCTGAATAA
- a CDS encoding M48 family metalloprotease: protein MTFLRPTLLTLACLLASPGFADDLPSLGDASSAIVSPQQEYQLGRAWLAMLRSQVAQLNDPQLKDYVESSVYKLVETSQVTDRRLEFILINSPQLNAFAAPGGVVGVNGGLFLNAQTEGEYASVLAHELAHLSQRHFARGVEASQRMQVPMMAALLAGIVIAAAGGGDAGIATIAGTQAAAIQSQRTFSRQNEQEADRIGILNLEKAGYDPRSMPTMFERLMRQYRFDAKPPEFLLTHPVTESRIADTRNRAEQAPAGGIEDSMRYQLIRARVQLIYEETPGLGAKRFRAQLDENPKNDVARYGLAIAQIKGGQLNEARENLKQLLARSPNEIIYNLAQIDLDITNNRLPDAQTRVDRMLTQYPGNYPLNQVRVDLLLKQNRTADAEKALDSLLKSRPNDPDVWYQVAETRGLSGNIIGLHQARAEYFALVGDYRQAIQQLDFAKRKAGSNFPLSSRIDARQRELMEQERMIKDMMG, encoded by the coding sequence ATGACATTTCTGCGCCCTACCCTGCTGACGCTCGCTTGCCTGCTCGCCTCACCGGGCTTTGCCGACGATCTGCCGTCACTTGGCGACGCCAGTTCTGCCATTGTCTCTCCGCAACAGGAATATCAGCTGGGCCGCGCCTGGCTGGCGATGTTGCGCAGTCAGGTTGCACAGCTCAACGATCCGCAGCTCAAAGACTACGTCGAATCCAGCGTCTACAAGCTGGTGGAAACCAGCCAGGTCACCGATCGGCGCCTGGAATTCATTCTGATCAACAGCCCGCAGCTCAACGCCTTCGCGGCACCGGGCGGGGTGGTCGGGGTTAACGGTGGTCTGTTTCTCAACGCGCAGACCGAAGGCGAATATGCCTCGGTACTGGCTCACGAACTGGCGCACTTATCGCAACGCCACTTCGCGCGCGGCGTCGAAGCCTCGCAGCGGATGCAGGTGCCGATGATGGCGGCGCTGCTCGCCGGCATCGTGATTGCTGCCGCCGGAGGCGGTGATGCCGGGATCGCGACCATCGCCGGTACTCAGGCCGCAGCCATTCAGTCGCAACGCACCTTTTCACGCCAGAATGAACAGGAAGCCGACCGCATCGGTATCCTCAACCTGGAAAAGGCCGGATACGACCCGCGCTCGATGCCGACCATGTTCGAACGCCTGATGCGCCAGTATCGCTTCGACGCCAAGCCGCCAGAATTTCTGCTGACTCACCCGGTGACCGAGTCGCGTATCGCCGACACCCGTAACCGCGCAGAACAAGCACCGGCGGGCGGCATCGAAGACAGCATGCGTTATCAACTGATCCGCGCCCGCGTTCAGCTGATCTATGAAGAAACCCCGGGACTGGGCGCCAAGCGCTTCCGTGCACAACTGGATGAAAATCCGAAAAACGACGTGGCGCGCTACGGCCTGGCGATCGCTCAGATCAAGGGCGGCCAGCTCAACGAAGCCCGGGAAAACCTCAAACAGCTGCTGGCCAGGTCGCCCAACGAGATCATCTACAACCTCGCGCAGATCGACCTGGACATTACCAATAACCGTCTGCCGGATGCGCAAACGCGGGTTGACCGAATGCTCACCCAGTATCCGGGCAACTATCCACTGAATCAGGTTCGGGTCGACCTGTTGCTGAAACAGAATCGCACCGCCGACGCGGAGAAAGCCCTCGACAGCCTGCTCAAATCCCGTCCGAATGATCCTGACGTGTGGTATCAGGTCGCGGAAACCCGTGGTCTCTCTGGGAACATCATTGGTCTGCATCAGGCTCGCGCCGAGTACTTCGCGCTGGTCGGCGATTATCGTCAGGCGATCCAGCAACTCGACTTTGCCAAGCGCAAGGCGGGCAGCAACTTCCCGCTGTCCTCGCGGATCGATGCACGCCAGCGCGAGCTAATGGAGCAGGAGCGCATGATCAAGGACATGATGGGCTGA
- a CDS encoding sulfurtransferase TusA family protein produces the protein MTDAVAHDCELDASGLNCPLPLLKAKMELNKLPCGAVLKVIATDAGSQRDFRTFARLAGHTLLREEDEAGVYRYWLKKA, from the coding sequence ATGACTGACGCTGTAGCCCATGACTGTGAATTGGACGCCAGTGGCCTGAATTGCCCGTTGCCGTTGCTCAAGGCCAAGATGGAGCTCAACAAGTTGCCCTGCGGCGCGGTGCTCAAGGTGATCGCCACGGATGCAGGCTCGCAGCGCGACTTCCGCACCTTTGCCCGTCTGGCCGGTCATACGCTGCTGCGCGAAGAAGACGAAGCAGGCGTCTACCGTTACTGGTTGAAAAAAGCCTGA
- a CDS encoding AI-2E family transporter, whose translation MFKVLRDWIQRYFSDEEAVVLAVLLFLAFTAVLTLGGMLAPVLAGMVLAYLMQGLVLALERMRVPGAAAVGLVFALFMGVLLVFIVVVLPLLWHQLITLFNELPGMLAKWQSLLLLLPERYPHLVSDEQVLQAIEAARGEIGKFGQWALTFSLSSLPLLVNIMIYLVLVPILVFFFLKDRAMIGEWVRGYLPRERALITRVAQEMNRQIANYIRGKVIEIVICGGVTYIAFVALGLNYAALLALLVGVSVVVPYVGAVVVTVPVLLIALFQWGWSDQFIYLMAVYGIIQTLDGNVLVPLLFSEAVNLHPVAIICAVLLFGGLWGFWGVFFAIPLATLFKAVLDAWPRKEPVVAPLL comes from the coding sequence ATGTTCAAAGTGTTACGCGACTGGATTCAGCGCTACTTTTCCGACGAAGAAGCGGTGGTGCTGGCGGTGCTGCTGTTTCTCGCCTTTACCGCGGTGCTCACACTTGGTGGCATGCTCGCGCCGGTATTGGCCGGCATGGTGCTGGCGTATCTGATGCAGGGGCTGGTACTCGCACTGGAGCGTATGCGCGTGCCTGGCGCGGCGGCGGTGGGGCTGGTGTTTGCGCTGTTCATGGGCGTGTTGCTGGTGTTCATCGTGGTGGTGTTGCCGCTGCTGTGGCATCAGTTGATCACACTGTTCAACGAGCTGCCGGGGATGCTCGCCAAATGGCAGTCGCTGCTGTTGCTGCTGCCCGAGCGCTATCCGCATCTGGTCTCGGATGAGCAGGTACTGCAGGCTATCGAAGCGGCGCGTGGCGAAATCGGCAAGTTCGGCCAATGGGCGCTGACCTTTTCCCTGTCGAGTCTGCCGCTGCTGGTCAACATCATGATCTATCTGGTGCTGGTGCCGATTCTGGTGTTTTTCTTCCTCAAGGATCGGGCCATGATCGGCGAGTGGGTGCGCGGCTATCTGCCCCGTGAGCGAGCGCTGATCACCCGCGTGGCGCAGGAAATGAACCGGCAGATCGCCAACTACATTCGTGGCAAGGTCATCGAGATCGTAATCTGTGGCGGCGTGACTTACATCGCGTTCGTCGCGCTTGGCCTCAACTATGCGGCGCTGCTGGCGTTGCTGGTCGGGGTGTCGGTGGTGGTGCCGTACGTCGGCGCGGTGGTGGTGACTGTGCCGGTGTTGCTGATTGCGTTGTTCCAGTGGGGCTGGAGCGATCAGTTCATCTATCTGATGGCGGTCTACGGAATCATTCAGACCCTGGATGGCAACGTGCTGGTGCCGTTGCTGTTTTCCGAGGCGGTCAATCTGCACCCGGTGGCGATCATCTGCGCGGTGCTGCTGTTTGGCGGGCTTTGGGGATTTTGGGGTGTGTTCTTTGCGATTCCGCTGGCGACGTTGTTCAAGGCCGTGCTGGATGCCTGGCCGCGCAAGGAGCCTGTGGTGGCTCCATTGCTATAA
- a CDS encoding peroxiredoxin, with translation MAVVIDQPVADFEAPATSGQTVSLSAMKGKQVVIYFYPKDSTPGCTTEGQGFRDQYAAFQDANTEIFGISRDSLKSHENFKCKQEFPFELISDKDEAVCQLFDVIKLKKLYGKEYLGVDRSTFLIDKNGVLRQEWRGVKVPGHVDAVLAAAQALNKA, from the coding sequence ATGGCCGTTGTCATCGACCAACCGGTTGCGGATTTCGAAGCACCTGCCACCAGCGGGCAGACCGTCAGCCTGTCCGCTATGAAGGGCAAGCAAGTGGTGATCTACTTCTATCCGAAGGACAGCACTCCGGGCTGCACCACCGAAGGCCAGGGTTTTCGTGACCAGTACGCGGCGTTTCAGGATGCCAACACGGAAATCTTCGGCATTTCCCGCGACAGCCTGAAGTCCCACGAGAACTTCAAGTGCAAGCAGGAATTCCCTTTCGAGCTGATCAGCGACAAGGACGAAGCCGTCTGCCAGCTGTTCGACGTGATCAAGTTGAAGAAACTGTATGGCAAGGAATACCTGGGCGTTGATCGCAGCACATTCCTGATCGACAAGAATGGCGTGCTGCGCCAGGAATGGCGCGGCGTGAAAGTGCCGGGACATGTGGATGCGGTGCTGGCTGCGGCTCAGGCGCTGAATAAAGCCTGA
- a CDS encoding glycine cleavage system protein R yields the protein MSTPTVREQFLVISALGANPMELTNVLCRASHENRCAVVTSRLTRHGECSALVLEISGSWDALARLEGSLPTLAKRHAFTVNVVRSAALENRPQALPYVAYVSSAYRPDIINELCQFFMDHNVELENLTCDTYQAPQTGGTMLNATFTVTLPAGTQISWLRDQFLDFADAMNLDALIEPWRPQNPM from the coding sequence ATGTCCACCCCCACAGTTCGCGAACAATTCCTTGTCATCAGTGCCCTTGGCGCCAACCCCATGGAGCTGACTAACGTCCTGTGCCGCGCCAGCCATGAAAATCGCTGCGCCGTCGTCACCTCCCGCCTGACTCGTCACGGCGAGTGCAGCGCCCTGGTGCTGGAAATCTCCGGCAGCTGGGACGCCCTGGCCCGCCTCGAAGGCAGCCTGCCGACCTTGGCCAAGCGCCACGCCTTCACCGTCAACGTGGTGCGCAGCGCGGCGCTGGAAAACCGCCCGCAGGCCCTGCCCTACGTGGCTTATGTCAGCTCGGCGTATCGCCCGGACATCATCAATGAACTGTGCCAGTTCTTCATGGATCACAACGTCGAGCTGGAAAACCTGACCTGCGACACCTATCAGGCCCCGCAGACCGGCGGCACCATGCTCAACGCCACGTTCACCGTGACCCTGCCCGCCGGCACCCAGATCAGTTGGCTGCGCGACCAGTTCCTGGACTTCGCCGACGCGATGAACCTGGATGCGCTGATCGAACCTTGGCGCCCACAAAACCCAATGTAA
- the dapA gene encoding 4-hydroxy-tetrahydrodipicolinate synthase — MIRGSMVALVTPMDAQGRLDWDSLRKLVDFHLENGTHAIVAVGTTGESATLDVEEHIAVIKAVVKQVAGRIPVIAGTGANSTREAVELTRNAKEAGADACLLVVPYYNKPTQEGLYQHFKHIAEAVDIPQILYNVPGRTSCDMQAETVIRLSSVPNIIGIKEATGDLKRAKAIIDGVSKDFIVLSGDDPTAVELILLGGKGNISVTANVAPREMADLCEAALNGDAETARAINEKLMPLHKDLFIEANPIPVKWALVEMGLMHEGIRLPLTWLSAPCHETLRTALRQCSVLV, encoded by the coding sequence ATGATTCGGGGCAGTATGGTGGCACTGGTCACACCCATGGATGCACAAGGGCGTCTTGACTGGGACAGCCTCCGAAAACTCGTGGACTTCCACCTTGAAAACGGTACCCACGCCATTGTCGCGGTCGGTACTACCGGCGAATCGGCGACCCTTGATGTAGAAGAGCACATCGCCGTCATCAAAGCCGTGGTCAAGCAGGTCGCAGGCCGCATCCCGGTGATCGCCGGTACCGGCGCCAACTCGACCCGCGAAGCCGTCGAGCTGACCCGCAACGCCAAAGAAGCCGGCGCCGACGCCTGCCTGCTGGTGGTGCCGTACTACAACAAGCCGACTCAGGAAGGCCTGTACCAGCACTTCAAGCACATTGCCGAAGCCGTCGACATTCCACAGATTCTGTACAACGTTCCCGGCCGCACCTCCTGCGACATGCAGGCCGAGACCGTGATTCGCCTGTCCAGCGTGCCGAACATCATCGGCATCAAGGAAGCCACTGGCGACCTGAAACGCGCCAAAGCCATCATCGACGGCGTGAGCAAGGACTTCATCGTGCTGTCCGGCGATGATCCGACTGCGGTCGAGCTGATCCTGCTGGGTGGCAAAGGCAACATCTCCGTAACGGCCAACGTCGCCCCGCGCGAAATGGCTGACCTGTGCGAGGCTGCGCTGAACGGCGACGCCGAGACCGCACGGGCGATCAACGAAAAACTGATGCCGCTGCACAAGGACCTGTTCATCGAAGCCAACCCGATTCCGGTGAAGTGGGCTTTGGTTGAAATGGGCCTGATGCACGAAGGCATCCGCCTGCCGTTGACCTGGCTGAGCGCTCCTTGTCATGAAACGCTTCGCACGGCCCTGCGCCAGTGCAGCGTCCTGGTTTAA
- the bamC gene encoding outer membrane protein assembly factor BamC has protein sequence MKRMAGLSALALIISSTSGCGWVWGPEGYFRDRGSDYLEAQQTAPMQLPPNVSTSKRLDPLLPIPRNVADDTAKGEYVVPRPQPLTAVAEATDYSLQKSGDSRWVVAQHPPAEVWPVAVQFFQDNGFRLDEQRPQTGEFTTTWQHSDELSAAVAKRLSAAGVGSDSETRVRVRIEPGVQRNTSEIYVVSAERPAGSTADVDFTNRSVNTGLDAALVDDMLASMSRISEKGGSVSMLASRDFDTPSRVSLSEDGSGNPVLNVGPDLDRAWSSVGRALEQGQWRVEDINRSLGLYYINLAEKAEKKDDKPGFFSSLFGSAPTKEEVEARAERYQVRLSKVGENVQVTVEKNINTVAPADVARKVLSVIQDNLG, from the coding sequence ATGAAGCGAATGGCCGGACTTTCCGCACTTGCCTTGATTATCTCCAGCACCAGTGGCTGCGGATGGGTCTGGGGCCCGGAAGGTTATTTCCGTGACCGTGGTAGCGATTACCTGGAAGCGCAACAGACTGCACCGATGCAACTGCCACCGAATGTCAGCACCTCCAAGCGTCTGGATCCGCTGTTGCCGATCCCGCGCAACGTGGCTGATGACACGGCGAAGGGCGAATACGTGGTACCGCGCCCGCAACCGCTGACGGCGGTTGCCGAGGCGACCGACTACTCGCTGCAGAAGAGCGGTGACTCGCGTTGGGTCGTGGCCCAGCACCCACCGGCTGAAGTGTGGCCAGTGGCGGTGCAGTTCTTCCAGGACAACGGTTTCCGTCTGGATGAGCAGCGCCCGCAAACCGGTGAATTCACTACCACCTGGCAGCATTCCGACGAACTGTCCGCCGCTGTGGCCAAGCGCCTGAGCGCCGCCGGTGTCGGTTCCGACAGCGAAACCCGCGTGCGGGTGCGTATCGAGCCGGGCGTGCAGCGCAACACCAGTGAGATCTACGTGGTCAGCGCTGAGCGTCCTGCGGGCAGCACCGCCGACGTCGATTTCACCAACCGTTCGGTCAACACTGGCCTGGACGCCGCGCTGGTCGACGACATGCTCGCGAGCATGAGCCGGATCTCCGAGAAGGGTGGTTCGGTGTCGATGCTGGCTTCGCGTGACTTCGATACCCCGAGCCGTGTCAGCCTCAGCGAAGACGGCAGCGGCAACCCGGTACTGAACGTCGGTCCGGATCTGGATCGTGCCTGGTCGAGCGTCGGTCGTGCGCTGGAGCAAGGTCAGTGGCGCGTTGAAGACATCAACCGCAGCCTGGGCCTGTACTACATCAACCTGGCCGAAAAAGCCGAGAAGAAAGACGACAAGCCTGGTTTCTTCAGCAGCCTGTTCGGCAGTGCGCCGACCAAGGAAGAAGTTGAAGCCCGCGCCGAACGTTATCAGGTGCGCCTGAGCAAGGTCGGCGAGAACGTTCAGGTCACCGTCGAGAAGAATATCAACACCGTCGCGCCGGCCGATGTGGCGCGCAAAGTGTTGAGCGTGATTCAGGACAACCTGGGCTGA
- a CDS encoding MBL fold metallo-hydrolase, with amino-acid sequence MRFAVLGSGSQGNGTLIASADTYVLVDCGFSLRETEKRLLRLGVNPAQLSAILVTHEHADHVHGVGLLSRRYNLPVYLSRGTLRGMRKPIEPAGFLAGGDQLQIGALNIGVIAVAHDAQEPTQYVFSDNEQRRFGLLTDLGSYCERVLDGYRDLDALMIESNHCRDMLARGHYPYFLKQRVGGELGHLNNHQAAFLVAELGWQGLQHLVLAHLSSKNNLPQLARQCFVDTLGCDPDWLQLADQDSGLDWRHIA; translated from the coding sequence ATGCGCTTTGCCGTTCTCGGCAGCGGTAGCCAAGGGAACGGCACGCTGATCGCCAGCGCTGATACGTATGTGCTGGTGGATTGTGGTTTTTCCCTGCGGGAAACCGAAAAACGCCTGTTGCGCCTGGGTGTGAACCCGGCGCAACTGAGCGCGATACTCGTAACCCACGAACATGCCGACCACGTGCATGGCGTGGGTTTGCTGTCTCGGCGCTACAATCTACCGGTCTACCTCAGTCGCGGCACACTGCGCGGGATGCGCAAACCGATCGAACCCGCAGGCTTTCTGGCCGGCGGCGATCAGCTGCAGATCGGCGCACTGAACATCGGGGTCATTGCCGTGGCCCATGATGCGCAGGAGCCGACCCAGTACGTATTCAGTGATAACGAGCAGCGGCGCTTCGGCCTGCTGACCGACCTGGGTTCCTACTGCGAGCGGGTGCTGGACGGCTATCGGGATCTCGATGCGTTGATGATCGAATCCAACCACTGCCGCGACATGCTGGCCCGTGGTCATTACCCGTACTTTCTCAAGCAACGGGTGGGCGGCGAGCTGGGACATTTGAACAACCATCAGGCGGCATTCCTGGTGGCCGAGTTGGGGTGGCAGGGCTTGCAGCATCTGGTTCTCGCCCACCTGAGCAGCAAGAACAACCTGCCGCAGCTGGCCCGGCAATGTTTCGTCGACACCCTCGGGTGCGACCCGGACTGGCTGCAACTGGCCGATCAAGATTCAGGGCTCGACTGGCGCCATATCGCCTAG
- the purC gene encoding phosphoribosylaminoimidazolesuccinocarboxamide synthase, which yields MEKREELYRGKAKSVYKTDDADRLILLFRNDTSAFDGKRIEQLDRKGMVNNKFNAFIMQKLEAAGIPTQFDKLLGDNECLVKKLDMIPVECVVRNYAAGSLVKRLGIEEGMKLNPYTFELFLKDDAKGDPFINESHVVAFGWGTAEQLARMKELSLKVNEVLSKLFDDAGLLLVDFKLEFGVFSDGSIVLGDEFSPDGCRLWDKDTKKKMDKDRFRQGLGDVIEAYEEVANRLGVPL from the coding sequence ATGGAAAAACGTGAAGAACTCTACCGCGGCAAAGCCAAATCGGTTTACAAGACCGACGACGCTGACCGCTTGATCCTGCTGTTTCGCAACGACACCTCGGCGTTCGACGGCAAGCGCATCGAGCAGCTCGACCGCAAAGGCATGGTGAACAACAAGTTCAACGCCTTCATCATGCAGAAACTCGAAGCGGCCGGCATTCCGACCCAATTCGACAAACTGCTGGGCGACAACGAGTGCCTGGTGAAGAAGCTGGACATGATCCCGGTCGAGTGCGTCGTGCGTAACTACGCCGCCGGCAGCCTGGTAAAACGTCTGGGCATCGAAGAGGGCATGAAGCTCAACCCGTACACCTTCGAACTGTTCCTCAAGGACGACGCCAAGGGCGACCCGTTCATCAACGAATCCCACGTCGTGGCCTTCGGCTGGGGCACCGCCGAGCAACTGGCGCGCATGAAAGAACTGTCGCTCAAGGTCAATGAAGTCCTGAGCAAGCTGTTCGACGACGCAGGCCTGCTGCTGGTGGACTTCAAGCTTGAATTCGGCGTGTTCAGCGACGGCTCGATCGTCCTCGGCGACGAGTTCAGCCCGGACGGCTGCCGTCTGTGGGACAAGGACACCAAGAAGAAGATGGACAAGGACCGCTTCCGTCAGGGCCTCGGTGACGTCATCGAAGCCTACGAAGAAGTCGCCAATCGTCTGGGTGTACCGCTTTAA
- a CDS encoding helix-turn-helix domain-containing protein, with translation MTEAFCQIPKEMMRATHWISKTTGQQFKLTGTQKIIWVHMVDRYKFFQSLGNDWFDDQEDIAKDTGCDVSTVKGFIKLLVEHGYMVVERKKLRGFVYSNSYKIVAPLHLYDRGASGSLCEQSFNAVATSAASIVSARVIAPQAAVEPLAFPLDAYIDNPVRTPVIVHETVRGFADTLDEEIDYDVPVLPKGLANNSSEPDLWG, from the coding sequence ATGACCGAAGCATTTTGCCAGATCCCTAAGGAAATGATGCGTGCTACACACTGGATTAGTAAAACCACTGGCCAGCAATTCAAACTCACAGGTACACAGAAAATCATCTGGGTGCACATGGTTGACCGTTACAAGTTTTTCCAATCGCTGGGCAATGATTGGTTTGATGATCAAGAGGACATTGCTAAGGATACTGGGTGCGACGTTAGCACTGTGAAGGGGTTCATTAAGCTGTTGGTGGAACATGGGTATATGGTTGTGGAGCGTAAGAAACTTCGTGGTTTCGTATACTCCAATAGCTACAAGATTGTAGCTCCACTGCATTTATACGATAGAGGCGCCTCTGGATCCCTGTGTGAGCAATCTTTCAATGCTGTTGCGACATCGGCAGCCTCAATTGTTAGTGCCCGTGTGATCGCACCACAGGCGGCTGTAGAGCCACTAGCTTTTCCACTAGATGCGTATATCGACAACCCTGTGAGGACTCCTGTAATCGTACATGAAACAGTGCGAGGTTTCGCCGATACACTGGATGAGGAGATTGATTACGATGTTCCTGTACTTCCCAAGGGGCTTGCTAATAACTCAAGCGAACCAGACCTTTGGGGGTGA
- a CDS encoding AbiJ-NTD4 domain-containing protein, protein MVTMDFSQRMGLAPDVKVAQVESIDIALQNALWNVLTLKLFSSFYQSKEYFPDMLAGSNFQKFAELVFSEFHKVPVDTIPYKWPEFKKAIRENFFKMKWHRVYSFLEFIVGLNYNGSEQILVEEFNRVLERENSAYRFVSGKVTPITSSDEIEEVEKAISGSDKYTGARTHLQTALGLLTDRENPDYRNSIKESISAVESLAKKLVGDDKATLGQALKILETKHNLHGSLKSAFLTLYGYTSDASGIRHALLDNAAAPTKADARFMLICCSAFINFAIDSVED, encoded by the coding sequence ATGGTGACAATGGATTTCTCACAGCGAATGGGTCTAGCTCCTGATGTGAAGGTGGCTCAAGTCGAAAGTATTGATATTGCATTGCAGAATGCTCTCTGGAATGTATTAACACTCAAGCTTTTTTCAAGCTTCTACCAGTCGAAAGAATACTTCCCAGATATGCTAGCCGGGTCAAACTTTCAAAAGTTCGCGGAACTGGTATTCTCTGAGTTCCACAAGGTGCCTGTAGATACAATTCCTTATAAATGGCCGGAATTCAAAAAAGCAATACGTGAAAACTTCTTCAAAATGAAGTGGCATCGCGTATATAGTTTTTTGGAATTCATAGTAGGTCTAAATTATAACGGCTCTGAGCAAATTCTCGTGGAAGAGTTTAATAGGGTTCTCGAGCGCGAAAACTCAGCCTACCGTTTCGTTTCTGGAAAGGTCACACCTATCACGTCTAGTGATGAGATTGAGGAGGTTGAAAAGGCAATCTCGGGATCTGACAAATATACTGGCGCTAGAACCCATCTTCAAACAGCGCTCGGCCTACTAACTGACAGGGAAAACCCGGACTACCGAAATTCAATTAAAGAAAGCATAAGCGCTGTTGAGTCTCTTGCAAAGAAGCTCGTGGGCGATGATAAGGCTACGCTAGGACAGGCACTGAAGATTCTTGAGACCAAGCATAATCTGCACGGGAGCTTGAAATCAGCTTTCCTCACCCTCTATGGCTACACCAGTGACGCCAGTGGCATCAGACATGCGTTACTAGACAATGCTGCCGCACCAACCAAAGCAGATGCTAGATTCATGCTCATCTGCTGTTCAGCCTTTATCAACTTCGCAATCGACAGTGTAGAAGACTGA